From the genome of Diorhabda sublineata isolate icDioSubl1.1 chromosome Y, icDioSubl1.1, whole genome shotgun sequence, one region includes:
- the LOC130451905 gene encoding uncharacterized protein LOC130451905, whose protein sequence is MSLENLKTQRRSVKSSITRMNNWITSQSTVTNETAFMNECINRRDKLEKYFLQYENIQGQIEMLIENSQDELSDNEDIDLVEKKYFTTNSELSRMIDELTSNDNSNSQSQTNNNCNIDVKLPDISLPKFKGQTSEWPSFIQLFENLIISNNSLTNIKKLLYLKASLSNEPLQLIDDLELWDDNFQIAIDTLEQRYDDQSVLLYNLIDQIYQQKPVSKTCPTLLREITAKIDKYKFIHSNNLCKNCVGGRHITRDCKSLKSCSICQKRHHTYLHSDSFRANDNAHNNNNGSISQNRYNNSQSIHSNVHTTNGQHPHTKSINNRNNNFNRQIDENSHSHQATDNRQNPSRPQKNYNNAETNENHNNPFKTTILLDNGSQNSFVSQELVNKLQLKTFEKTLQISGISQTVSTTNKMVHLKFFPHSNPIKHFEIPCAVLPKITCKLPQVKINVSQLRLPTDIILANPEFNIPSEIHILVGADLYYKLLTTGIIDLAKKLPSLQNTGLGWIIAGTIPSSASFNSVNIQNNDSVFTSCNHISISNKDLSSSLSKFWEQEEIPSKSILSSDDELAETIFQNSTQILENSRFQVNFPLKSEKEHHKLGESFLIAKRRFLSLENRIHKNPELFSEYSKFISEYVNLGQAKYVTLNLTNSKNELKYFIPHLCVIREQSISTKLRVVFDSSCPTSTGVSLNDITLKGYQVQPDLFDILCRFRLNKFAITSDVQKMFRQISINTEHRFLQNILWRENPQQPLQGVELSTLTYGCNFSPFVATRVLQEIANNNSSNFSLAANALISETYMDDIISGTNSEHELIKLIQELKIVLGNHRFNIHKWASNNSNVLAGISDSNNSSFLQNPEKCISLDLENSQNKVLGLNWIPAPDNLNISVPTTFSIFPATKRKILSTISRCFDPLGLYNPIILSGKLLVKQLWQAKLDWDTEISDPIILEKWHTFVNNLPKLSQLTIPRFIFLDKSINLIEMHGFSDASLKAFGACVYLRTIYSDNSVSCNLISAKSRFYHNYTSSVRIISHAP, encoded by the exons atgtctctggaaaatttaaaaacacagAGAAGATCTGTGAAATCTTCTATTACCAGAATGAATAACTGGATAACTTCCCAATCTACTGTTACAAATGAAACTGCATTTATGAATGAATGTATAAACAGACGCGACAAGCTTGAAAAGTATTTcttacaatatgaaaatattcaaggtcaaattGAAATGCTTATTGAAAACTCTCAGGATGAATTATCAGATAACGAAGACATAGACttagttgagaaaaaatacTTCACAACTAATTCTGAACTATCTAGAATGATTGATGAATTGACATCGAACGATAATTCAAACTCTCAGAgtcaaactaataataattgtaatatcgACGTCAAGTTACCTGATATTTCCTTGCCTAAATTTAAGGGTCAGACGTCAGAGTGGCCTTCATTCATTCAACTCTTTGAAAATCTGATTATTTCTAACAATAGcttaacaaatatcaaaaaattgctatatTTAAAAGCTTCCCTTTCTAACGAGCCCTTGCAATTGATAGACGATCTAGAACTTTGGgatgacaattttcaaatagcTATAGATACTTTAGAACAAAGGTATGATGATCAAAGTGTTCTACTGTATAACTTAATTGATCAAATATACCAACAAAAACCTGTGAGCAAAACTTGCCCTACGCTTTTACGTGAAATAACGgctaaaat tgataaatataaattcatacaTTCGAATAATCTCTGTAAAAACTGTGTAGGGGGGCGCCACATCACAAGGGATTGTAAATCTCTAAAATCTTGTTCAATATGTCAAAAAAGACATCATACTTATCTCCATTCTGACTCTTTCCGTGCAAATGATAAtgcacataataataataatggttcTATTTCCCAAAACCGTTATAACAACTCACAATCTATTCACTCTAATGTACATACGACAAATGGTCAACATCCTCACACCAAATCgataaataatcgaaataataactttaatcgTCAAATTGACGAAAATTCACATTCTCACCAGGCTACTGATAATCGACAAAATCCTTCTAGACCACAGAAGAATTATAATAATGCTGAAACCAACGAAAATCACAATAACCCATTTAAAACTACTATTCTGCTAGACAACGGTTCCCAAAACTCATTTGTTTCACAAGAACTAGTAAATAAACTACAATTGAAAACGTTTGAAAAAACACTGCAAATTTCCGGCATATCACAAACAGTATCAACCACAAATAAAATGGTTCATTTAAAATTCTTTCCACATTCCAATCCGATCAAACACTTTGAAATACCTTGTGCAGTATTGCCAAAAATTACTTGCAAATTACCACAAGTAAAAATTAACGTAAGCCAGCTACGTCTGCCTACTGATATTATTCTAGCTAATCCAGAATTTAACATACCATCGGAGATTCACATTCTAGTTGGGGCCGATTTATATTACAAACTTCTTACAACAGGTATCATAGATCTCGCTAAAAAATTACCTAGTTTACAAAATACTGGCTTAGGCTGGATAATTGCTGGAACTATTCCAAGCAGTGCTTCTTTTAATTCcgtgaatattcaaaataatgattccGTGTTTACAAGCTGTAATCATATTTCTATATCGAACAAAGACCTAAGTTCATCTCTTTCTAAATTTTGGGAACAGGAGGAAATTCCTTCTAAGAGTATTCTCTCGTCTGACGACGAACTAGcggaaactatttttcaaaattccacaCAAATTCTGGAAAACAGCAGGTTCCAAGTCAATTTCCCGTTGAAATCTGAAAAAGAACACCATAAACTCGGTGAATCATTTCTGATCGCTAAAAGGCGATTTCTCTCGCTCGAAAATAGAATCCATaaaaatccagaattattttctgaatatagtaaatttatttctgaatatGTAAACTTGGGACAGGCAAAATATGTCACTCTTAACCTCACTAATtcaaaaaacgaattaaaatattttatcccaCACTTATGCGTAATTCGTGAACAAAGTATATCTACAAAACTTCGTGTTGTCTTTGATTCTAGTTGCCCTACCTCAACAGGTGTTTCTTTAAATGATATAACTTTGAAAGGGTACCAGGTGCAACCAGATCTATTCGATATTCTTTGCCGTTTCAGGCTAAATAAGTTTGCGATAACTTCTGacgtacaaaaaatgtttcgtcAAATTTCTATAAACACAGAACatcgttttttacaaaatatattatggcGAGAAAATCCTCAACAACCCCTGCAGGGCGTTGAGTTATCAACTCTAACTTATGGTTGCAATTTCTCTCCGTTTGTAGCGACAAGAGTATTGCAAGAGATTGcaaataataatagttccaatttcTCTTTAGCGGCAAATGCCCTCATATCCGAAACTTACATGGATGATATAATTTCAGGTACAAATTCTGAacatgaattgataaaattaattcaagaattaaaaattgtattaggAAATCACAGGTTCAATATACATAAGTGGGCCTCAAATAACTCAAACGTTCTCGCTGGAATTTCCGATTCAAACAATTCTTCCTTCTTACAAAATCCTGAAAAATGCATTAGTCTTGATttagaaaattctcaaaataaagtTCTAGGCCTAAATTGGATCCCAGCTCCtgataatttgaacatttctgtCCCCACTACCTTTTCAATATTCCCCGCAACCAAGAGAAAAATTCTCTCAACCATATCGCGATGTTTCGATCCTCTTGGACTTTATAATCCCATAATATTGTCTGGAAAACTTTTGGTCAAACAATTATGGCAAGCTAAACTTGACTGGGACACAGAGATATCAGATCCAATCATACTGGAAAAATGGCATACATTCGTAAACAATCTTCCTAAGCTATCTCAATTAACTATTccaagattcatttttttggacAAATCTATCAATCTCATCGAAATGCATGGTTTCTCAGACGCGAGTCTGAAAGCTTTTGGCGCATGCGTGTATTTACGAACCATTTATTCTGACAATTCTGTTTCCTGTAATTTAATTTCGGCAAAATCGCGTTTCTACCACAATTACACTTCCTCGGTTAGAATTATCAGCCATGCTccataa